A single Glycine soja cultivar W05 chromosome 14, ASM419377v2, whole genome shotgun sequence DNA region contains:
- the LOC114384394 gene encoding uncharacterized protein LOC114384394 isoform X1, with translation MKFEDYLMEKSQQEPHNRQNLEKEVVQLQAHLKCEEALNRVLRCALHGPVFSLPLIPPLFPPQVRGLLEELAMVEEEIIKLEKKVKELELRLFQERYQNIDLEIHHRRQSKLYKHFRGSSRYGSMITEQKSSSLHYEVISKGRKTSNRRASLGSALDFHSLFSTPRRSTEYEVPRRSSGKIAREYPMHIEDAIEKPNELSEELLKCLIGIFLELNRASLDREESETVPRLTLPCMKSTGLMAKTSLNCKEPSNSNASCLDPYGISSDLDCTTRDVGPYKDFIQITRNSLDIDRFSQCLPAFRKLRVLMHKLCDVDLSFLTYKQKLAFWINIYNACIMNAFLDHGLPSTQEKLLSLMNKAAMNVGGIVLNALAIEHFILRHPCESKHGPVDEKEVLLRHAYGLGYPELNVTFALCRGTWSSPALRVYTSDDVVNQLGRAKVEYLEASVGITSKRKILVPKLLEWHMHDFADEMESLLEWIYSQLPRSGSLKRATMECLIRETKYSVSKMVEIQPYESEFRYLLPI, from the exons ATGAAATTTGAAGACTATCTCATGGAGAAAAGCCAACAAGAGCCTCACAATAGACAAAACCTTGAGAAAGAG GTTGTCCAATTGCAAGCACACTTGAAATGTGAAGAGGCGCTCAATAGGGTCTTACGTTGTGCACTTCATGGACCAGTTTTCTCTCTTCCACTCATTCCCCCACTATTTCCACCTCAG GTTCGTGGGCTTCTTGAAGAATTGGCAATGGTTGAGGAAGAGATCATCAAGcttgaaaaaaaagttaaggaacTGGAACTTAGATTGTTCCAGGAGAGATACCAGAACATAGACTTGGAAATACACCATAGGAGACAGTCTAAACTATATAAACATTTCCGAGGATCATCGAGGTATGGTTCAATGATTACTGAGCAGAAGTCAAGTTCACTCCATTATGAAGTAATTAGTAAAGGAAGAAAGACAAGCAATAGAAGGGCCTCTCTAGGTTCTGCACTGGATTTCCATAGCCTATTTTCCACACCAAGAAGGTCAACAG AATATGAAGTGCCAAGAAGGAGCAGTGGGAAGATAGCAAGAGAATACCCTATGCATATAGAAGATGCCATTGAGAAACCAAATGAACTGTCAGAGGAACTGCTCAAGTGTCTGATAGGCATTTTTCTGGAATTGAACAGGGCATCATTGGACAGAGAAGAATCAGAAACTGTCCCTAGACTCACTCTTCCATGCATGAAGTCCACCGGCTTGATGGCAAAGACCTCCTTAAACTGCAAGGAACCTTCAAATAGTAATGCCTCCTGTCTTGATCCTTATGGCATATCATCAGATTTGGATTGCACAACAAGAGATGTAGGACCCTATAAAGACTTCATTCAAATCACCCGGAACTCATTGGACATAGACCGCTTTTCACAGTGCCTGCCAGCATTCAGAAAATTGAG GGTGTTGATGCATAAGCTATGTGATGTTGATTTAAGTTTCTTGACATACAAGCAGAAGTTGGCATTCTGGATCAACATCTACAATGCCTGCATAATGAAT GCATTTTTAGACCATGGCCTTCCTTCTACTCAGGAGAAACTGTTGTCTCTCATGAATAAG GCTGCAATGAATGTAGGAGGGATAGTACTGAATGCTCTGGCTATCGAACACTTTATTCTTCGGCACCCATGTGAATCAAAACAT GGTCCTGTGGATGAAAAGGAAGTGCTATTGCGTCATGCTTATGGTCTGGGATATCCAGAGCTCAATGTCACCTTTGCTCTTTGTCGTGGCACCTGGTCCTCACCAGCA TTAAGGGTGTACACTTCAGATGATGTTGTGAACCAATTGGGGAGGGCCAAAGTGGAGTACTTGGAGGCTTCAGTGGGTATCACAAGCAAGAGAAAGATACTTGTGCCTAAGCTTTTGGAGTGGCATATGCACGATTTTGCAGATGAGATGGAATCACTACTAGAATGGATATATAGCCAATTGCCACGCTCAGGATCATTGAAAAGAGCCACCATGGAGTGCCTCataagagaaacaaaatattcAGTGTCCAAAATGGTGGAAATCCAGCCATATGAATCAGAATTCCGCTACCTCCTacctatataa
- the LOC114384394 gene encoding uncharacterized protein LOC114384394 isoform X2, with translation MKFEDYLMEKSQQEPHNRQNLEKEVVQLQAHLKCEEALNRVLRCALHGPVFSLPLIPPLFPPQVRGLLEELAMVEEEIIKLEKKVKELELRLFQERYQNIDLEIHHRRQSKLYKHFRGSSRYGSMITEQKSSSLHYEVISKGRKTSNRRASLGSALDFHSLFSTPRRSTEYEVPRRSSGKIAREYPMHIEDAIEKPNELSEELLKCLIGIFLELNRASLDREESETVPRLTLPCMKSTGLMAKTSLNCKEPSNSNASCLDPYGISSDLDCTTRDVGPYKDFIQITRNSLDIDRFSQCLPAFRKLRVLMHKLCDVDLSFLTYKQKLAFWINIYNACIMNAFLDHGLPSTQEKLLSLMNKAAMNVGGIVLNALAIEHFILRHPCESKHLRVYTSDDVVNQLGRAKVEYLEASVGITSKRKILVPKLLEWHMHDFADEMESLLEWIYSQLPRSGSLKRATMECLIRETKYSVSKMVEIQPYESEFRYLLPI, from the exons ATGAAATTTGAAGACTATCTCATGGAGAAAAGCCAACAAGAGCCTCACAATAGACAAAACCTTGAGAAAGAG GTTGTCCAATTGCAAGCACACTTGAAATGTGAAGAGGCGCTCAATAGGGTCTTACGTTGTGCACTTCATGGACCAGTTTTCTCTCTTCCACTCATTCCCCCACTATTTCCACCTCAG GTTCGTGGGCTTCTTGAAGAATTGGCAATGGTTGAGGAAGAGATCATCAAGcttgaaaaaaaagttaaggaacTGGAACTTAGATTGTTCCAGGAGAGATACCAGAACATAGACTTGGAAATACACCATAGGAGACAGTCTAAACTATATAAACATTTCCGAGGATCATCGAGGTATGGTTCAATGATTACTGAGCAGAAGTCAAGTTCACTCCATTATGAAGTAATTAGTAAAGGAAGAAAGACAAGCAATAGAAGGGCCTCTCTAGGTTCTGCACTGGATTTCCATAGCCTATTTTCCACACCAAGAAGGTCAACAG AATATGAAGTGCCAAGAAGGAGCAGTGGGAAGATAGCAAGAGAATACCCTATGCATATAGAAGATGCCATTGAGAAACCAAATGAACTGTCAGAGGAACTGCTCAAGTGTCTGATAGGCATTTTTCTGGAATTGAACAGGGCATCATTGGACAGAGAAGAATCAGAAACTGTCCCTAGACTCACTCTTCCATGCATGAAGTCCACCGGCTTGATGGCAAAGACCTCCTTAAACTGCAAGGAACCTTCAAATAGTAATGCCTCCTGTCTTGATCCTTATGGCATATCATCAGATTTGGATTGCACAACAAGAGATGTAGGACCCTATAAAGACTTCATTCAAATCACCCGGAACTCATTGGACATAGACCGCTTTTCACAGTGCCTGCCAGCATTCAGAAAATTGAG GGTGTTGATGCATAAGCTATGTGATGTTGATTTAAGTTTCTTGACATACAAGCAGAAGTTGGCATTCTGGATCAACATCTACAATGCCTGCATAATGAAT GCATTTTTAGACCATGGCCTTCCTTCTACTCAGGAGAAACTGTTGTCTCTCATGAATAAG GCTGCAATGAATGTAGGAGGGATAGTACTGAATGCTCTGGCTATCGAACACTTTATTCTTCGGCACCCATGTGAATCAAAACAT TTAAGGGTGTACACTTCAGATGATGTTGTGAACCAATTGGGGAGGGCCAAAGTGGAGTACTTGGAGGCTTCAGTGGGTATCACAAGCAAGAGAAAGATACTTGTGCCTAAGCTTTTGGAGTGGCATATGCACGATTTTGCAGATGAGATGGAATCACTACTAGAATGGATATATAGCCAATTGCCACGCTCAGGATCATTGAAAAGAGCCACCATGGAGTGCCTCataagagaaacaaaatattcAGTGTCCAAAATGGTGGAAATCCAGCCATATGAATCAGAATTCCGCTACCTCCTacctatataa
- the LOC114384541 gene encoding elicitor-responsive protein 1-like, producing the protein MAIGFMEVQLVKAKGLRDTDIFGKMDPYVLIQYKGQEKRSGVANGKGKNPVWNEKFIFKVEYPGSSNQHKLILKIMDKDLYTDDFVGEAIIHVGDLLAQGVENGGAKLQTLKYRVVRANKSYCGEIDVGVTFTRKVEDKFVEEDIGGWKESDHYLL; encoded by the exons ATGGCAATTGGGTTCATGGAGGTGCAGCTTGTGAAAGCAAAAGGCCTGCGAGACACTGATATCTTTG gtAAAATGGATCCCTATGTTCTGATACAATACAAAGGCCAAGAGAAGAGGAGTGGTGTCGCTAATG GCAAAGGCAAAAATCCGGTATGGAATGAGAAATTTATCTTCAAAGTAGAATATCCTGGATCAAGCAATCAACACAAGCTCATCCTCAAAATTATGGATAAAGACTTATATACAGACGACTTCGTCGGAGAAGCAAT aATCCATGTAGGGGATTTATTGGCCCAAGGAGTAGAGAACGGAGGAGCCAAATTACAGACTCTCAAGTATAGAGTGGTTCGTGCTAACAAGTCTTATTGTGGTGAAATTGATGTTGGTGTTACTTTTACCCGAAAG GTGGAAGACAAATTTGTGGAAGAAGACATAGGAGGATGGAAAGAAAGTGACCACTATCTATTGTAG
- the LOC114385394 gene encoding serine/arginine-rich SC35-like splicing factor SCL30 translates to MRRNSPAYYSPPRRGYGGGGRGGGSGRRGFGGGRRRDSNGSLLVRNIPLDCRPEELRVPFERFGPVRDVYIPKDYYSGEPRGFAFVQFVDPYDASEAQYHMNRQIFAGREISVVVAEETRKRPEEMRHRTSRFRGPASYGGRRSSHYGRSRSRSITRSRSPPYHSGSRNRYRSRSYSPAPRRQSDYSVSPGRQAEHPRSPRGPPREKDGDQKRRSYSPAYGNGIEQNQSNGYAEKSMYKSEADADRSQWKSSRSPPGSRSRSAELSPRRGR, encoded by the exons ATGCGGCGGAACAGTCCAGCATACTACAGTCCTCCGCGGCGAGGATACGGTGGCGGTGGCCGAGGAGGAGGGTCCGGCAGGAGGGGATTCGGTGGAGGCAGGCGCAGGGACAGCAATGGGAGCCTCTTGGTTCGTAACATTCCCCTCGATTGCAGACCCGAGGAGCTTCGCGTCCCTTTCGAACGATTCGGGCCTGTTCGTGATGTTTACATACCCAAGGATTATTATTCTGG AGAACCTCGAGGCTTTGCATTTGTGCAGTTTGTGGATCCTTATGATGCCTCAGAGGCACAGTACCATATGAACAGACAGATTTTTGCTGGAAGGGAAATATCTGTAGTTGTGGCTGAAGAGACAAGAAAAAGACCAGAGGAGATGCGCCACAGGACTAGTAGGTTCAG AGGACCAGCAAGCTATGGAGGCCGAAGGTCTTCTCATTACG GGCGTTCTCGATCTCGCTCAATTACCAGATCACGCTCGCCACCTTATCACTCTGGTTCTAGAAATCGATATCGCTCAAG GTCCTATTCTCCTGCTCCAAGACGACAAAGCGATTACTCTGTTTCCCCTGGGAGGCAAGCTGAGCACCCCAGATCACCAAGAGGTCCTCCCAGGGAGAAGGATGGTGATCAAAAGCGTAGGTCTTATTCTCCTGCTTATGGCAATGGTATCGAACAGAATCAAAGCAATGGATATGCTGA GAAATCTATGTACAAGTCTGAGGCTGATGCTGATCGTAGCCAGTGGAAGTCATCGAGATCACCCCCTGGATCTAGATCAAGATCTGCTGAATTGTCACCAAGGCGTGGAAGATGA
- the LOC114385510 gene encoding uncharacterized protein LOC114385510 → MLALLQNCSMPLARAVRSPPRTHVRPCFTAVAYASISSRANSQSQVLLGLSEKELQQLALDLNQETYRGKQLHHFLYQRKLREIQDFTQLPQGFRNTLEETGWKVGRSPIFQTVTAADGTVKLLLKLEDNRLVETVGIPVMVDKGLTRLTACVSSQVGCPLRCSFCATGKGGFSRNLQRHEIIEQVLAIEEVFKNRVTNVVFMGMGEPMLNLKAVLEAHRCLNKDVQIGQRMITISTVGVPNTIKKLASHKLQSTLAVSLHAPNQKLRETIVPSAKSYPLDALMSDCREYFQQTSRRVSFEYALLAGVNDSVDHALELAELLHRSGSGYHVNLIPFNPIEGSEYQRPSKRAVLTFSGALESSKITVSVRQTRGLDANAACGQLRNKFQKTPLVTDPFDLAVTDTSMPYNNNFAVSS, encoded by the exons ATGCTAGCGCTACTCCAGAACTGCTCCATGCCCCTCGCACGTGCGGTGCGGTCTCCACCTCGCACGCACGTGCGACCTTGTTTCACGGCCGTGGCCTACGCATCCATTTCCTCACGTGCTAACTCCCAGTCTCAGGTTCTCCTCGGCTTGTCCGAGAAGGAGCTGCAACAACTCGCCCTTGACCTCAATCAG GAAACCTATAGGGGCAAACaacttcatcattttttatacCAGAGGAAGCTCAGAGAAATTCAGGATTTCACTCAAT TGCCTCAGGGATTTAGGAATACTCTTGAGGAAACTGGATGGAAGGTGGGCCGGTCTCCTATTTTCCAAACTGTAACTGCAGCTGATGGAACTGTTAAG TTGTTGTTGAAGTTGGAGGACAATAGATTGGTTGAAACTGTTGGCATTCCGGTTATGGTTGATAAAGGCCTGACTCGCCTCACAGCATGTGTTTCATCTCAG GTTGGTTGCCCTTTACGCTGCTCTTTTTGTGCCACTGGAAAAGGGGGGTTTTCAAGGAATCTTCAGAGACATGAAATCATTGAACAG GTCTTGGCCATTGAGGAGGTCTTCAAGAATAGGGTGACAAATGTAGTGTTTATGGGAATGGGTGAACCAATGTTAAACCTGAAGGCAGTACTTGAAGCACACCGTTGCTTGAATAAG GATGTACAAATTGGGCAAAGAATGATAACCATCTCCACTGTGGGCGTTCCAAATACAATAAAGAAACTTGCTTCTCACAAACTTCAATCCACTCTAGCTGTGAG CCTACATGCTCCTAACCAGAAACTTAGGGAGACAATTGTTCCAAGTGCAAAATCCTATCCACTGGATGCACTTATGAGTGATTGCAGAGAATACTTTCAGCAAACTAGTAGGCGGGTTTCCTTTGAATATGCACTTTTAG CTGGAGTCAATGACTCGGTAGACCATGCATTAGAACTTGCTGAGTTACTTCATCGATCGGGCAGTGGATATCACGTCAACTTGATACCTTTCAATCCAATAGAAGGCTCTGAGTATCAGCGTCCTTCCAAGAGAGCA GTGCTAACATTTTCTGGTGCTTTGGAGTCCTCTAAAATAACTGTTAGTGTACGTCAAACAAGAGGACTGGATGCAAATGCAGCTTGTGGTCAGCTACGGAACAAGTTCCAGAAAACTCCTTTAGTCACTGACCCTTTTGATCTTGCAGTCACCGACACTTCTATGCCATACAATAACAATTTTGCAGTAAGCAGTTGA